From Chloracidobacterium thermophilum B:
TTGGGCCGTGAGCTGTGGCATCTGTTCTGAACAGATGCCACGGGTCAATGCCTGGCGCGACACCCTGGCCGAAAAAGGCGTCCGGGTGGTAAGCATTCACATGCCTCGCTATGAAGCTGACACCGACGTGGCAGCCGTCGAGGCCGCCATTGCCAAATATGGACTCACCCAGCCCTGCGCCATTGACAACCAACACCGGATAGCGGATGCCTTTGGCAACGAGTTCGTCCCGGCCTTTTACCTGTTTGACGCCGAGGGCAAACTCAAAAGCTTTTCCGCCGGCGAGAACGCTGC
This genomic window contains:
- a CDS encoding TlpA disulfide reductase family protein, coding for MPMRIGTPLPPLDGATEWRNGSVTPEDLRGHIVLIHFWAVSCGICSEQMPRVNAWRDTLAEKGVRVVSIHMPRYEADTDVAAVEAAIAKYGLTQPCAIDNQHRIADAFGNEFVPAFYLFDAEGKLKSFSAGENAARLVQPALERLLGST